One genomic window of Monodelphis domestica isolate mMonDom1 chromosome 1, mMonDom1.pri, whole genome shotgun sequence includes the following:
- the TIPIN gene encoding TIMELESS-interacting protein: MESEENNLLDLPDYEGIEDEAFQPFPPPASPGRDDAGENELTTDTSRNQMGEMPVVIKKTVKRNLPKLDAQRLISERGLPALRHVFEKVKFKGKGHEAEDLKTLIRHMEHWAHRLFPKLQFEDFIGRVEHLGNKKEVQTCLKRIRLDLPIIHEDFISNDGDKTEGNGVDTATVDFDSLFSNQVDTEIFAPQLNTSLTEEQQKRIEKNKQLALERRQAKLLNNSQSQENDMSIIGLRTQALENDSTNEAQEENLNGLSEESLEVTDSAAGSTNINDDLQTSRVDEVI, translated from the exons ATGGAATCAGAGGAGAACAATTTGCTGGACCTTCCTGATTATGAAGGGATAGAAGATGAAGCTTTTCAACCTTTTCCACCTCCAGCCTCTCCAGGAAGGGATGATGCTGGAGAAAATGAGCTTACTACAG ATACATCGAGGAATCAGATGGGAGAAATGCCTGTAGTTATAAAGAAAACTGTAAAAAGGAATTTGCCTAAGTTAGATGCTCAGAG ATTAATTTCAGAAAGAGGACTTCCAGCTTTAAGACATGTGTTTGAAAAAGTGAAATTCAAAGGTAAAGGTCATGAG gCTGAAGATTTGAAGACATTAATAAGACACATGGAGCACTGGGCACATAGACTATTCCCCAAACTGCAATTTGAGGATTTTATTGGTAGAGTAGAACATTtgggaaataagaaggaagttCAG ACCTGCTTAAAGCGAATTCGGCTGGATCTTCCTATTATACATGAAGATTTTATTAGTAATGATG gtgataaaacagaaggaaatggagTAGATACAGCTACTGTAGACTTTGATTCCCTTTTTTCAAATCAAGTTGACACAGAAATATTTGCACCTCAGTTGAATACAAGTTTAACAGAAGAACAACAGAAAAGAATTGAGAAGAACAAACAACTAGCTTTGGAAAGGAGACAGGCAAAATTGTTAAATAACAGTCAGTCCCAAGAAAATG atatgtcAATTATCGGACTCAGAACACAGGCATTAGAAAATGATAGTACAAATGAAGCACAAGAAGAGAATTTAAATGGATTAAGTGAAGAAAGTCTAGAAGTTACAGACAGTGCTGCTGGTTCTACAAATATAAATGATGACCTACAAACTTCAAGAGTAGATGAAGTCATTTAA